Proteins encoded together in one Methanolobus chelungpuianus window:
- a CDS encoding MBL fold metallo-hydrolase, with the protein MGFATVLFISIHPAFGGTPTSEQKETYRESDNYIDGKFINDVPARDLANRSSNSSINGNSASGDKDRNPAGPIPVSPIDWERIESENDSLTWLGHSAFLLSVDNKKLLVDPMLSPVASPVSLVGINRYEYSEDIMLHLIDDMPPIDAVLITHDHYDHLDYQSLVKFNSKVSHFFVPLGCGAHLVRWGIPEEKVTELNWWEEAEYQGLTVALIPSRHGSGRDPFNIDTTLWGGWAILGNRTRIYTSGDGGYGPHFREIGDRYGPFNITLIEGAQYDRNWPDIHMVPEQAVQAHLDLDGRTMMLMHWGAFTLASHAWNEPIERVLEEADEREVNIIAPMIGETIMLDSDLQLPLTEWWDL; encoded by the coding sequence TTGGGTTTTGCCACAGTATTGTTCATAAGCATACACCCGGCTTTCGGCGGAACTCCAACCTCGGAACAGAAAGAAACTTATCGGGAGTCGGACAATTATATCGACGGGAAGTTCATCAACGATGTGCCAGCAAGGGATTTGGCAAATCGCTCAAGTAACTCATCAATCAACGGGAATTCTGCTTCCGGGGACAAAGACCGCAACCCTGCCGGCCCGATCCCTGTTTCTCCCATCGACTGGGAGCGGATCGAAAGTGAGAACGATAGTCTGACATGGCTCGGACACTCTGCTTTTCTGCTTAGCGTGGACAATAAAAAGTTACTGGTAGACCCCATGCTGAGTCCTGTTGCCTCACCGGTCTCACTTGTGGGAATAAACAGGTACGAATACAGCGAAGATATCATGCTGCACCTGATTGATGATATGCCCCCGATCGATGCAGTTCTTATTACGCATGACCATTACGACCACCTAGATTACCAGTCCCTCGTAAAGTTCAACAGCAAAGTATCGCATTTCTTTGTCCCTCTCGGATGTGGTGCTCATCTGGTCCGGTGGGGTATTCCGGAAGAGAAGGTCACGGAACTCAACTGGTGGGAAGAAGCGGAGTATCAGGGCCTCACTGTTGCTTTGATACCGTCCAGACACGGCTCGGGAAGAGATCCGTTCAATATCGACACCACACTATGGGGAGGATGGGCCATTCTGGGAAACAGGACCCGGATATACACAAGCGGGGACGGCGGATACGGTCCACATTTCAGGGAGATCGGGGACAGGTACGGACCTTTCAATATAACCCTGATCGAAGGCGCCCAGTATGACCGCAACTGGCCGGACATACATATGGTGCCGGAGCAGGCTGTCCAGGCCCATCTGGACCTAGATGGCAGGACAATGATGCTTATGCACTGGGGAGCGTTCACACTGGCCAGCCATGCCTGGAACGAGCCGATAGAAAGAGTACTGGAGGAAGCAGATGAAAGGGAAGTGAACATAATAGCCCCAATGATCGGTGAAACGATCATGCTGGATTCAGATCTGCAACTGCCTCTAACTGAATGGTGGGACCTCTGA
- a CDS encoding DUF4346 domain-containing protein → MENGTEEPHSNGEHPDTTNAPVIQAEEPGKLELDRAGYFVIVPLHERMVILARHYSYDKELLRVIEGRDAQSIYRMLVRHGWVSTLNHAAYLGQELTRAEIAMKAGFGYIQK, encoded by the coding sequence ATGGAAAATGGGACAGAAGAACCTCACAGTAACGGGGAGCATCCGGACACTACTAATGCTCCTGTCATTCAGGCTGAGGAGCCCGGAAAGCTTGAACTGGACAGAGCAGGATACTTTGTTATCGTGCCCCTTCATGAAAGAATGGTCATTCTGGCCAGGCACTATTCCTATGACAAGGAACTGCTCAGGGTCATCGAAGGAAGGGATGCGCAGTCCATCTACCGGATGCTTGTCAGGCACGGATGGGTTAGCACGCTGAACCACGCCGCCTACCTGGGCCAGGAACTGACAAGGGCGGAGATAGCGATGAAAGCAGGGTTTGGTTATATACAGAAATAG
- a CDS encoding class I SAM-dependent methyltransferase — protein MSFAGSSENKTPHMPEDYDTKISTMLPYYSCFHQETINLVRSLPSAPKVWLDTGCGTGSLVSRAIGQFPDTKFLLLDPSEGMLQQAREKLSSCTSGRLEFLKASPTQEFSGKLDEKPDIITAIQCHHYLSRRERARAVRVCHELLRDGGIFITFENIRPLTEEGVAVGKRYWGSFQLAQGRSEEETEQHLERFGTEYFPITVEEHLELLRETGFRSVELFWYSYMQAGFYCIK, from the coding sequence ATGTCTTTCGCAGGATCATCAGAAAACAAAACCCCTCACATGCCTGAGGACTACGATACCAAGATATCCACGATGCTCCCCTATTATTCATGCTTCCATCAGGAAACCATCAACCTTGTCAGATCATTGCCCTCTGCGCCGAAGGTCTGGCTGGATACCGGATGCGGCACCGGCTCGCTGGTCTCCAGGGCGATCGGACAGTTCCCTGATACGAAGTTCCTTTTGCTGGACCCTTCGGAAGGCATGCTGCAGCAGGCCCGGGAAAAGCTCTCATCCTGCACTTCCGGGAGACTGGAATTCCTGAAGGCTTCACCAACCCAGGAGTTCTCCGGGAAACTTGACGAAAAGCCTGACATAATCACAGCCATTCAGTGCCACCACTATCTCAGCCGCAGGGAGCGGGCCAGGGCTGTCAGGGTGTGCCACGAACTGCTCAGGGATGGCGGGATCTTCATCACCTTCGAGAACATCAGGCCACTGACAGAAGAAGGGGTCGCCGTAGGAAAGCGATACTGGGGCAGTTTCCAGTTGGCACAGGGCAGAAGTGAGGAGGAGACAGAACAGCATCTTGAGCGCTTTGGCACCGAGTACTTCCCCATAACAGTCGAGGAACATCTGGAACTCCTGAGGGAAACAGGGTTCAGGTCTGTGGAACTATTCTGGTACTCATACATGCAGGCGGGTTTCTACTGCATCAAGTGA
- a CDS encoding aldo/keto reductase, giving the protein MLYRKMPKNGDKLSILGFGAMRLPVREDRSIDEPRATKQLRYAIDRGVNYVDTAWPYHMGASEPFLGRALADGYREKVRLATKLPTWMVNSREDMDRFLNAQLERLDTDHIDYYMVHGLTGGSWDKMKGFGVTEFLGSAKADGRIINSGFSFHGRGVDFAGIVDDYDWDFCQIQYNFLDEKNQAGTEGLEYAASKGLGVIVMEPLRGGNLADPVPAEVQEIWDEAPVKRSPAEWALRWIWNRPEVTVVLSGMNEESHIEENLRIADEGEPQSLTVTELQLVGRVERKYREIMKAGCTGCRYCMPCPASVDIPGCLEIYNNLYMFRKEMESKMMYATRLAGIVSADDEPHFASQCIKCGKCVDACPQHLPIPDFLEEVVRDLEGADLRARVETAKRMFVRK; this is encoded by the coding sequence ATGTTATACCGGAAAATGCCAAAAAACGGAGACAAGCTCTCTATACTCGGTTTTGGTGCCATGCGCCTGCCTGTGAGAGAAGACAGGAGCATAGATGAGCCAAGGGCAACAAAACAGCTTCGCTATGCAATAGACAGAGGTGTAAACTATGTCGACACGGCTTGGCCATATCACATGGGAGCGAGCGAGCCCTTCCTAGGTCGTGCACTTGCAGATGGATACAGGGAAAAAGTGAGACTTGCCACCAAACTCCCCACATGGATGGTCAACAGCCGCGAGGATATGGACCGGTTCCTCAATGCCCAGCTTGAGAGACTGGACACGGACCACATAGACTACTATATGGTACACGGCCTTACCGGGGGAAGCTGGGATAAAATGAAGGGGTTTGGTGTTACAGAATTCCTCGGCAGTGCAAAGGCAGATGGCCGCATCATTAACTCCGGCTTCTCTTTTCACGGCAGAGGCGTGGATTTTGCAGGGATAGTCGATGACTATGACTGGGACTTCTGCCAGATCCAGTACAACTTCCTGGATGAGAAGAACCAGGCCGGCACTGAAGGGCTTGAATATGCAGCTTCAAAAGGTCTTGGCGTAATTGTCATGGAACCGCTGCGCGGTGGGAATCTTGCAGACCCCGTGCCGGCTGAAGTACAGGAGATCTGGGATGAGGCTCCGGTAAAGAGGTCTCCTGCTGAATGGGCTCTGCGCTGGATATGGAACCGCCCTGAGGTCACTGTTGTGCTGTCCGGCATGAACGAGGAGTCCCACATTGAGGAGAATCTCAGGATAGCAGACGAAGGAGAGCCTCAAAGCCTTACTGTAACCGAACTGCAGCTTGTGGGCAGGGTGGAAAGGAAGTATCGCGAGATAATGAAAGCAGGCTGCACGGGCTGCAGGTACTGCATGCCATGTCCCGCGTCGGTGGACATTCCGGGCTGTCTTGAGATATACAACAACCTGTACATGTTCAGGAAGGAGATGGAATCGAAGATGATGTATGCTACAAGGCTTGCGGGTATTGTGAGTGCGGACGATGAACCGCATTTTGCTTCCCAGTGCATCAAGTGCGGCAAATGCGTGGATGCATGTCCGCAGCACCTGCCGATACCCGATTTCCTGGAGGAGGTTGTAAGGGACCTTGAAGGTGCTGACCTCCGGGCAAGGGTGGAGACGGCAAAGAGGATGTTTGTAAGGAAATGA
- a CDS encoding aldo/keto reductase has protein sequence MLYRQMPKSGDKLSILGFGAMRLPVKEDGSIDEERAARQLRHAIDRGVNYVDTAWPYHTGASEPFLGRALADGYREKVKVATKLPSWLIESREDMDRFLNAQLEKLNTGHIDYYLVHALVGDLWDNVKKLGVTDFLDSAKADGRIINAGFSFHGAGEDFNRIVEAYDWDFCQIQYNFLDEKNQAGKDGLEYAASKNLGVIVMEPLRGGNLTKNLPQAVKEIWDEAPVKRSPAEWALRWVWDHPEVTVVLSGMNEEVHVQENLRIAEQAYPDSLTGAELQLVKRVEIKYRELMKVGCTGCQYCMPCPAGVNIPLCFEHYNNLYLVNNPEGERFMYAARLGGAVALGEPEFASLCVQCGQCAENCPQHIDIPTVLGSVVEELEGPDLEQRAAMAREMFKQI, from the coding sequence ATGTTATACAGACAAATGCCAAAAAGCGGAGACAAACTCTCGATACTTGGCTTTGGTGCCATGCGTCTCCCTGTAAAAGAAGACGGTAGCATAGATGAAGAAAGAGCCGCCAGGCAGTTACGCCACGCGATCGATCGGGGAGTGAACTATGTCGATACTGCCTGGCCATATCACACGGGAGCAAGTGAGCCATTTCTGGGCCGTGCACTTGCTGACGGATACCGCGAAAAGGTAAAAGTTGCAACAAAACTTCCTTCATGGCTCATTGAGAGCAGGGAAGACATGGATAGGTTCCTGAATGCCCAGCTTGAGAAACTGAACACCGGCCATATTGACTATTATCTCGTACACGCTCTCGTTGGTGACCTGTGGGATAATGTCAAAAAACTGGGTGTGACCGATTTCCTTGACAGCGCAAAGGCGGATGGGCGCATAATAAACGCTGGTTTCTCTTTCCATGGTGCAGGGGAGGATTTCAACCGCATAGTGGAGGCTTATGACTGGGACTTCTGCCAGATCCAGTACAACTTCCTGGATGAGAAGAACCAGGCAGGCAAAGACGGTCTGGAATACGCAGCCTCAAAGAACTTAGGGGTCATTGTCATGGAACCTCTTCGCGGAGGAAACCTTACAAAGAACCTGCCGCAAGCCGTGAAAGAGATCTGGGACGAAGCCCCGGTAAAGAGGTCCCCCGCAGAATGGGCACTCCGTTGGGTGTGGGATCATCCGGAAGTCACAGTGGTTCTTTCAGGTATGAACGAGGAGGTCCACGTTCAAGAGAACTTAAGGATCGCAGAACAGGCATATCCGGATTCCCTGACAGGAGCGGAACTGCAGCTGGTAAAAAGAGTGGAGATCAAGTATCGTGAGCTGATGAAAGTAGGATGTACCGGCTGCCAGTATTGCATGCCCTGCCCGGCAGGTGTGAATATTCCCCTATGTTTCGAGCATTACAACAATTTGTACCTGGTAAATAATCCCGAAGGAGAAAGGTTCATGTATGCTGCAAGGCTAGGCGGCGCTGTCGCTCTCGGCGAACCGGAGTTTGCGTCCCTGTGTGTTCAGTGCGGGCAATGCGCTGAGAACTGCCCGCAGCACATTGATATACCAACAGTTCTCGGATCAGTTGTGGAAGAACTTGAAGGGCCTGATCTGGAGCAGAGAGCTGCCATGGCGAGAGAGATGTTCAAACAGATATAA
- the cysK gene encoding cysteine synthase A: MGKIYSDITKTVGHTPLVRLNRITEGCHATVVGKVEAFNPLGSVKDRIALNMIEEAEKQGLINKDTVIIEPTSGNTGIGLAFVCASRGYRLILTMPETMSMERRKILKVLGAEIVLTPGPGGMAGAVEKSKELAAQTSGAFLPHQFMNPANPDIHRRTTAEEIWNDTDGAVDILVAGVGTGGTITGVSEVIKSRKPAFKAVAVEPKDSPVLSGGKPGPHKIQGIGAGFIPDVLNMDVVDEVIQVSNEDAFETARQLAKKEGIFGGISCGAALYAALEVARREENKNKLIVVVLPDTGERYLSTALAD, encoded by the coding sequence ATAGGGAAGATATATAGTGACATTACAAAGACCGTCGGCCACACGCCACTTGTGCGGCTCAACAGGATAACCGAGGGATGCCATGCAACAGTCGTGGGAAAAGTGGAGGCTTTCAATCCTCTTGGCTCTGTCAAGGACCGCATCGCCCTCAATATGATAGAAGAAGCTGAAAAACAGGGCCTCATTAACAAGGATACGGTCATCATTGAGCCCACATCTGGTAATACCGGCATCGGACTGGCTTTCGTCTGCGCGTCCAGAGGATACCGGCTCATACTCACCATGCCCGAGACCATGAGCATGGAGAGGAGGAAGATCCTCAAGGTCCTTGGAGCGGAAATAGTGCTTACCCCCGGTCCCGGAGGAATGGCCGGTGCTGTTGAGAAATCCAAGGAACTGGCTGCACAGACTTCTGGGGCCTTCCTGCCTCACCAGTTCATGAACCCTGCAAATCCCGATATACACCGCCGTACAACCGCTGAGGAGATATGGAACGATACGGACGGGGCTGTGGATATCCTGGTGGCCGGCGTAGGTACCGGTGGGACCATTACAGGTGTATCGGAGGTTATCAAGTCCCGCAAGCCCGCCTTCAAGGCAGTTGCAGTAGAACCAAAGGATTCACCCGTACTTTCCGGGGGAAAGCCGGGGCCTCATAAGATACAGGGCATTGGTGCAGGTTTCATACCTGATGTCCTGAACATGGACGTGGTTGATGAAGTGATCCAGGTCAGTAACGAGGATGCCTTTGAGACTGCCCGGCAGCTTGCAAAGAAGGAAGGGATATTCGGAGGGATATCCTGTGGTGCAGCCCTTTACGCCGCCCTGGAAGTGGCCAGGAGGGAGGAGAACAAGAACAAGCTCATAGTGGTGGTGCTGCCTGATACAGGAGAGAGGTACCTGAGCACGGCCCTTGCGGACTGA
- a CDS encoding serine O-acetyltransferase, giving the protein MVIEAETEQRRCAILKSLVDNRYRSQIPRVVDSVVSSCYDRDCFDHVDAAVIPSRESMIKIIGLVKDILFPGYFGEQTLDRNNLRYHLGSEVTKLFELLSEQISNSIIHDCSRLEENCSECIDRGQAETITFLEKIPMIRSLLASDVRAAYDGDPAAKSFDEIIFSYPGIFALTVYRVAHELHQQGISILPRIMTEYAHSAVGIDIHPGAKIGKALFIDHGTGVVIGETCEIGDNVRIYQGVTLGSLSFPRDESGEIIRGKKRHPTIEDNVIIYSNATILGGDTVIGERSVIGGSVWITRSVPQDTKVLIEEPRLVFKGKYGHLFPDYII; this is encoded by the coding sequence ATGGTCATTGAAGCAGAAACAGAACAAAGAAGATGCGCCATCCTGAAATCGCTGGTGGACAACAGGTACCGTTCTCAGATACCCCGTGTGGTTGATTCTGTTGTCAGCAGTTGTTACGACAGGGACTGCTTTGACCATGTTGATGCAGCAGTGATACCCTCAAGGGAGTCCATGATAAAGATAATCGGCCTGGTAAAGGATATTCTCTTCCCGGGTTACTTCGGGGAGCAGACCCTTGACAGGAACAACCTGCGCTATCATCTCGGAAGCGAGGTGACAAAGCTCTTTGAGCTGCTATCGGAGCAGATAAGCAACAGTATCATCCATGACTGCAGCAGGTTAGAGGAGAACTGCTCTGAGTGCATCGACCGCGGGCAGGCGGAGACCATTACATTCCTGGAGAAGATACCCATGATACGCTCCCTGCTGGCATCGGATGTCAGGGCTGCCTACGACGGTGACCCTGCAGCCAAAAGCTTTGACGAGATTATCTTCAGTTATCCCGGTATCTTTGCACTCACTGTCTACAGGGTCGCCCATGAACTGCATCAGCAGGGAATATCGATACTGCCCCGTATAATGACAGAATACGCCCATAGCGCCGTTGGCATTGATATCCATCCGGGGGCAAAGATAGGCAAGGCCCTGTTCATCGACCATGGCACCGGTGTTGTCATCGGGGAGACCTGCGAGATAGGCGACAATGTCCGCATCTACCAGGGAGTGACCCTGGGATCTCTCAGTTTCCCCAGGGACGAGAGCGGGGAGATAATCCGGGGAAAGAAGCGTCATCCAACCATAGAGGATAACGTGATAATCTACTCCAATGCCACCATCCTGGGAGGGGATACTGTCATTGGAGAACGCTCCGTTATTGGCGGGAGCGTCTGGATAACCAGGTCGGTCCCTCAGGACACGAAGGTCCTGATCGAGGAGCCGCGTCTTGTATTCAAAGGTAAGTACGGGCATCTCTTTCCTGATTACATAATATGA
- the dinB gene encoding DNA polymerase IV: MQRVIIHVDMDYFYAAIEEREDPDIRGKAVVVCMYSNRGEEGGAVSTCNYVARGAGIRAAMPCRQARSLKPDAVFLPVRKGFYEEVSKRVMTILRSYADSEEAFERVSIDEAFLDITRSSESDFNLARDIGMRIKEEVKAQENLTCSVGIGPNKLISKMASSFRKPDGITVVRPEEVQDFLRPMPVSKLWGIGRVTEEKLAEMGIRTVADLEGHDIQELVNVFGKNRGTWLRKAASGIDETPVRERDASDQIGRMASLKHDTRNWQMVFSLLEELTDDVMNRADARKVSFRSVTVTVIFSNFKTSTKSRTLSHPLADRRALQEISRELMRQFLAETSMDFRRIGVMVGSLNERMGQKSLFDFAGA; this comes from the coding sequence ATGCAACGCGTGATAATCCATGTGGACATGGACTACTTCTACGCCGCCATAGAGGAGCGGGAAGACCCTGACATCAGGGGTAAGGCCGTGGTTGTGTGCATGTACTCCAACCGCGGAGAGGAAGGAGGCGCTGTGAGCACCTGCAATTATGTTGCCAGGGGAGCGGGCATACGTGCAGCCATGCCCTGCCGGCAGGCCAGGTCCCTTAAGCCTGATGCCGTGTTCCTTCCTGTACGCAAGGGCTTCTATGAAGAAGTTTCAAAAAGAGTGATGACCATACTGCGCTCCTATGCTGACAGCGAGGAAGCGTTTGAGCGGGTCAGCATAGATGAAGCTTTTCTTGATATCACACGTTCCTCCGAATCCGATTTTAATCTTGCCAGGGATATAGGGATGCGTATCAAGGAAGAAGTCAAGGCGCAGGAGAACCTTACCTGCTCCGTGGGTATCGGCCCGAATAAACTGATATCCAAGATGGCTTCCTCCTTCCGCAAGCCTGACGGGATAACCGTCGTAAGGCCGGAAGAAGTGCAGGATTTCCTCAGGCCCATGCCTGTGAGCAAGCTCTGGGGCATCGGCAGGGTGACAGAGGAAAAGCTTGCGGAAATGGGCATCAGGACAGTGGCGGACCTGGAAGGGCACGATATACAGGAACTTGTGAACGTCTTCGGGAAGAACAGGGGCACCTGGCTCAGGAAAGCAGCTTCCGGCATCGATGAGACGCCCGTCAGGGAAAGGGATGCCAGCGACCAGATCGGCAGGATGGCCTCCCTCAAGCACGATACGCGCAACTGGCAGATGGTATTCTCACTACTGGAGGAGCTTACCGATGATGTGATGAACAGGGCCGATGCACGCAAAGTATCTTTCAGGTCCGTCACCGTGACAGTCATTTTCTCAAATTTCAAGACATCCACGAAGAGCAGGACACTGAGCCATCCCTTGGCCGACAGGCGGGCCCTGCAGGAGATCTCCAGGGAGCTCATGCGCCAGTTCCTGGCCGAGACATCCATGGACTTCAGGCGCATTGGAGTGATGGTGGGTAGCCTCAACGAGAGGATGGGACAGAAAAGCCTGTTCGACTTCGCGGGGGCATGA
- a CDS encoding TetR/AcrR family transcriptional regulator, translating into MKEQVEDKRKALMEAALKLFTERGFHGTSTAQISKEAGVATGTLFNYFPTKEDLINGLYFEIKGQLSRSIGKEIQVQSSFQDKLRKMWYNLIEWGLDNRDEFLFVGQFCSSPYITNYTREIVMKEYVFLHELVKEGIAGGEIRNYSGELVIAMFYQSSRTVVNFILDSEPEDRIKVIEDGFRIIWDGLASE; encoded by the coding sequence ATGAAGGAACAGGTCGAAGATAAAAGAAAAGCCCTTATGGAAGCGGCCCTGAAGCTCTTTACTGAAAGAGGCTTCCACGGCACATCCACAGCCCAGATATCAAAAGAAGCAGGCGTAGCCACAGGCACTCTGTTCAATTACTTCCCCACCAAAGAGGATCTTATCAATGGCCTGTATTTTGAGATTAAAGGGCAATTGAGCCGCAGTATAGGAAAAGAAATCCAGGTGCAGAGTAGCTTTCAGGATAAATTAAGGAAAATGTGGTACAACCTCATAGAATGGGGATTGGATAACCGGGATGAGTTTCTTTTTGTCGGCCAGTTCTGTTCTTCACCCTATATAACGAACTATACGCGTGAAATAGTAATGAAGGAGTATGTCTTTCTTCATGAGCTTGTAAAAGAAGGAATAGCAGGTGGCGAAATAAGGAATTATTCAGGAGAGCTGGTCATTGCAATGTTCTACCAGTCCAGCAGGACTGTAGTGAACTTTATCCTCGATTCAGAGCCAGAGGACAGGATCAAGGTCATAGAGGATGGATTCCGGATCATTTGGGATGGTCTGGCTAGCGAATAA
- a CDS encoding ABC transporter ATP-binding protein, producing MIRAKNLSKHFGGTRAVDEVSLEVEKGELFGLLGPNGSGKTTMIRMLTGQTRPTSGEVTVRGVDVLSSPLRVKELTGIIPEQENPPSFLTAEEYLHFVAKVRKLEDFEKQCDWWFSYLDFADQKDVLCKDLSRGTRQKLMLSQAFLHEPELVIIDEPLINLDPLMQRRIKDFLKSYVKKGGTVFISTHILEIAREICTGIAIIYKGKLVFSGRMDDPAIGSRPLEEFFLELVS from the coding sequence TTGATACGTGCAAAGAATCTCTCAAAACATTTTGGCGGCACCAGGGCCGTGGACGAGGTAAGTCTCGAGGTGGAAAAGGGAGAACTGTTCGGTCTGCTGGGGCCCAACGGTTCGGGAAAGACCACGATGATCAGGATGCTCACAGGCCAGACCAGACCCACGTCAGGTGAAGTCACCGTGCGTGGGGTGGATGTTCTTTCCAGTCCCTTAAGAGTGAAGGAACTTACAGGTATCATACCGGAGCAGGAAAATCCGCCAAGCTTTCTCACGGCGGAAGAGTACCTGCATTTCGTTGCAAAGGTCAGGAAGCTGGAGGATTTTGAAAAACAATGTGACTGGTGGTTTTCCTACCTTGATTTCGCAGATCAGAAAGATGTGCTCTGCAAGGACCTTTCCAGGGGCACAAGGCAAAAGCTCATGCTCTCACAGGCATTCCTGCATGAACCGGAGCTTGTGATAATCGATGAGCCGCTTATCAACCTGGACCCGCTGATGCAGCGCAGGATCAAGGACTTCCTTAAAAGCTACGTAAAAAAGGGAGGTACCGTCTTCATATCCACCCATATACTGGAGATAGCCAGGGAGATATGCACCGGTATTGCCATCATATATAAAGGAAAACTGGTCTTCTCCGGCAGGATGGATGACCCTGCCATCGGGAGCAGGCCGCTGGAAGAGTTTTTCCTTGAACTTGTGAGCTGA